The Lucilia cuprina isolate Lc7/37 chromosome 5, ASM2204524v1, whole genome shotgun sequence genome includes a window with the following:
- the LOC111685650 gene encoding bifunctional 3'-phosphoadenosine 5'-phosphosulfate synthase isoform X2, whose amino-acid sequence MPNPSVGFYPHVKRRCLQVATNVTEQKHHVTREARGKNLGLCRGFRGCTVWLTGLSGAGKTSIAFELEAYLVSRGIPAYGLDGDNIRTGLNKNLGFTPADREENIRRVGEVAKLFADSGVVSICSFVSPFADDREMARKIHKDSGLKFFEVFVDTPLSVCESRDVKGLYKKAREGTIKGFTGITQEYEKPEHADLVVNTDGFTIKESTYKVIQLLEEEGILPKSLRDVEKLPELFVAPSLKEAILNEVKSLPSIPITQVELQWVQVLSEGWAYPLKGFMREDEYLQTLHFNSILSEDGAFRENQSVPIVLSVSTENKEKLDGLSAICLTYNDKPIAILRKPEFFYHRKEERLARQFGTTHPNQPYIKMVLESGDYLVGGDLEVIERIQWNDGLDQYRLTPNELRQKFTEMKADAIFAFQLRNPIHNGHALLMQDTKRQLLERGFKKPVLLLHPLGGWTKDDDVPLPVRMAQHQAVLDSGVLSRDDTVLAIFPSPMMYAGPTEVQWHAKARMNAGANFYIVGRDPAGMPHPDKEMYPDGNLYEATHGARVLKMAQGLDSMEILPFRVAAYDKSVSRMAFFEPKRKEDFEFISGTKMRTLAKTGSNPPDGFMEPKAWKILSEYYQSLSKQQ is encoded by the exons TGCCTACAAGTAGCCACTAATGTTACAGAACAGAAACATCATGTAACCCGTGAGGCTAGAGGTAAAAATCTTGGTTTATGTCGTGGTTTCCGTGGCTGCACCGTTTGGCTGACTGGCCTCAGTGGTGCAGGCAAAACTTCCATTGCCTTTGAATTGGAAGCATATTTAGTGTCACGTGGCATACCCGCCTATGGTCTAGATGGTGACAACATCAGAACCGGTCTAAACAAAAACTTAGGCTTCACCCCGGCCGATCGTGAGGAAAACATCAGACGTGTTGGTGAAGTAGCCAAACTTTTTGCCGATAGTGGTGTAGTTTCCATTTGCAGTTTTGTCTCTCCCTTTGCCGATGATCGTGAGATGGCTAGGAAAATACACAAAGATTCTGGTTTGAAATTCTTCGAAGTTTTTGTTGATACTCCCCTGTCTGTGTGTGAGTCGCGTGATGTTAAGGGTTTGTACAAAAAAGCCAGAGAGGGTACAATTAAAGGTTTCACCGGTATTACCCAAGAATATGAGAAACCCGAACATGCCGATTTGGTGGTAAACACTGATGGTTTCACCATTAAAGAATCCACCTATAAAGTAATACAACTTTTAGAGGAAGAAGGTATATTGCCCAAATCGTTGCGTGATGTTGAAAAATTGCCCGAATTATTTGTGGCACCTTCCCTAAAAGAGGCCATCTTAAATGAGGTCAAATCATTGCCTTCCATACCTATTACTCAGGTAGAATTACAATGGGTTCAAGTATTATCCGAAGGTTGGGCTTATCCTCTTAAGGGTTTCATGCGTGAAGATGAATATCTACAGACTTTGCATTTCAATTCGATTTTAAGCGAAGATGGTGCCTTTAGAGAAAATCAATCGGTACCGATTGTTTTGTCAGTATCAACAGAAAACAAAGAGAAATTAGATGGTTTATCGGCCATTTGCTTGACATATAATGATAAACCTATTGCTATTTTAAGAAAACCTGAATTCTTCTATCACCGCAAAGAGGAACGTTTGGCACGTCAATTCGGTACCACACATCCAAATCAGCCTTACATTAAG ATGGTTTTGGAATCGGGTGATTATTTGGTGGGTGGTGATTTGGAAGTTATTGAACGTATACAATGGAATGATGGTTTGGATCAATATCGCTTGACACCCAATGAATTGAGACAAAAGTTTACCGAAATGAAAGCTGATGCTATCTTTGCTTTCCAA TTGCGTAACCCCATCCACAATGGTCATGCTCTTCTCATGCAAGACACTAAACGTCAATTGCTCGAACGTGGTTTCAAGAAACCTGTACTTCTTCTACATCCTCTCGGCGGTTGGACCAAGGACGATGATGTTCCATTACCCGTTCGTATGGCTCAACATCAAGCCGTCCTCGATTCGGGTGTTTTAAGTAGAGATGACACCGTTTTGGCCATCTTTCCCTCACCCATGATGTACGCTGGACCCACTGAGGTGCAATGGCATGCTAAGGCACGCATGAATGCTGGTGCCAACTTTTATATTGTCGGCAGAGATCCAGCTGGTATGCCTCATCCCGATAAGGAAATGTATCCCGATGGTAATTTGTATGAGGCCACTCATGGTGCTAGAGTACTTAAAATGGCTCAAGGCTTAGATAGCATGGAG ATTTTGCCCTTCCGTGTGGCTGCTTATGACAAGAGTGTTTCTCGCATGGCATTTTTCGAACCCAAACGTAAGGAAGATTTTGAATTTATCTCAGGTACTAAAATGCGCACATTAGCTAAGACTGGCTCAAATCCACCAGATGGTTTTATGGAACCTAAAGCCTGGAAAATTCTTTCAGAATACTATCAATCCCTATCAAAGCAACAATAG
- the LOC111685650 gene encoding bifunctional 3'-phosphoadenosine 5'-phosphosulfate synthase isoform X3, with protein MCDAPESSKKRQKTCLQVATNVTEQKHHVTREARGKNLGLCRGFRGCTVWLTGLSGAGKTSIAFELEAYLVSRGIPAYGLDGDNIRTGLNKNLGFTPADREENIRRVGEVAKLFADSGVVSICSFVSPFADDREMARKIHKDSGLKFFEVFVDTPLSVCESRDVKGLYKKAREGTIKGFTGITQEYEKPEHADLVVNTDGFTIKESTYKVIQLLEEEGILPKSLRDVEKLPELFVAPSLKEAILNEVKSLPSIPITQVELQWVQVLSEGWAYPLKGFMREDEYLQTLHFNSILSEDGAFRENQSVPIVLSVSTENKEKLDGLSAICLTYNDKPIAILRKPEFFYHRKEERLARQFGTTHPNQPYIKMVLESGDYLVGGDLEVIERIQWNDGLDQYRLTPNELRQKFTEMKADAIFAFQLRNPIHNGHALLMQDTKRQLLERGFKKPVLLLHPLGGWTKDDDVPLPVRMAQHQAVLDSGVLSRDDTVLAIFPSPMMYAGPTEVQWHAKARMNAGANFYIVGRDPAGMPHPDKEMYPDGNLYEATHGARVLKMAQGLDSMEILPFRVAAYDKSVSRMAFFEPKRKEDFEFISGTKMRTLAKTGSNPPDGFMEPKAWKILSEYYQSLSKQQ; from the exons TGCCTACAAGTAGCCACTAATGTTACAGAACAGAAACATCATGTAACCCGTGAGGCTAGAGGTAAAAATCTTGGTTTATGTCGTGGTTTCCGTGGCTGCACCGTTTGGCTGACTGGCCTCAGTGGTGCAGGCAAAACTTCCATTGCCTTTGAATTGGAAGCATATTTAGTGTCACGTGGCATACCCGCCTATGGTCTAGATGGTGACAACATCAGAACCGGTCTAAACAAAAACTTAGGCTTCACCCCGGCCGATCGTGAGGAAAACATCAGACGTGTTGGTGAAGTAGCCAAACTTTTTGCCGATAGTGGTGTAGTTTCCATTTGCAGTTTTGTCTCTCCCTTTGCCGATGATCGTGAGATGGCTAGGAAAATACACAAAGATTCTGGTTTGAAATTCTTCGAAGTTTTTGTTGATACTCCCCTGTCTGTGTGTGAGTCGCGTGATGTTAAGGGTTTGTACAAAAAAGCCAGAGAGGGTACAATTAAAGGTTTCACCGGTATTACCCAAGAATATGAGAAACCCGAACATGCCGATTTGGTGGTAAACACTGATGGTTTCACCATTAAAGAATCCACCTATAAAGTAATACAACTTTTAGAGGAAGAAGGTATATTGCCCAAATCGTTGCGTGATGTTGAAAAATTGCCCGAATTATTTGTGGCACCTTCCCTAAAAGAGGCCATCTTAAATGAGGTCAAATCATTGCCTTCCATACCTATTACTCAGGTAGAATTACAATGGGTTCAAGTATTATCCGAAGGTTGGGCTTATCCTCTTAAGGGTTTCATGCGTGAAGATGAATATCTACAGACTTTGCATTTCAATTCGATTTTAAGCGAAGATGGTGCCTTTAGAGAAAATCAATCGGTACCGATTGTTTTGTCAGTATCAACAGAAAACAAAGAGAAATTAGATGGTTTATCGGCCATTTGCTTGACATATAATGATAAACCTATTGCTATTTTAAGAAAACCTGAATTCTTCTATCACCGCAAAGAGGAACGTTTGGCACGTCAATTCGGTACCACACATCCAAATCAGCCTTACATTAAG ATGGTTTTGGAATCGGGTGATTATTTGGTGGGTGGTGATTTGGAAGTTATTGAACGTATACAATGGAATGATGGTTTGGATCAATATCGCTTGACACCCAATGAATTGAGACAAAAGTTTACCGAAATGAAAGCTGATGCTATCTTTGCTTTCCAA TTGCGTAACCCCATCCACAATGGTCATGCTCTTCTCATGCAAGACACTAAACGTCAATTGCTCGAACGTGGTTTCAAGAAACCTGTACTTCTTCTACATCCTCTCGGCGGTTGGACCAAGGACGATGATGTTCCATTACCCGTTCGTATGGCTCAACATCAAGCCGTCCTCGATTCGGGTGTTTTAAGTAGAGATGACACCGTTTTGGCCATCTTTCCCTCACCCATGATGTACGCTGGACCCACTGAGGTGCAATGGCATGCTAAGGCACGCATGAATGCTGGTGCCAACTTTTATATTGTCGGCAGAGATCCAGCTGGTATGCCTCATCCCGATAAGGAAATGTATCCCGATGGTAATTTGTATGAGGCCACTCATGGTGCTAGAGTACTTAAAATGGCTCAAGGCTTAGATAGCATGGAG ATTTTGCCCTTCCGTGTGGCTGCTTATGACAAGAGTGTTTCTCGCATGGCATTTTTCGAACCCAAACGTAAGGAAGATTTTGAATTTATCTCAGGTACTAAAATGCGCACATTAGCTAAGACTGGCTCAAATCCACCAGATGGTTTTATGGAACCTAAAGCCTGGAAAATTCTTTCAGAATACTATCAATCCCTATCAAAGCAACAATAG
- the LOC124420009 gene encoding ras-related protein Rab-8A encodes MYQQGNKLEHNLQLKLKRIFVLIFQVSRERGEQLAVEYGIKFMETSAKASINVEEAFLTLASDIKAKMEKRMEANNPPKGGHQLKSNDHRKAESWLSRCSLL; translated from the exons ATGTACCAACAAG gaaataaactagaacataacttaCAATTGAAACTAAAAAGAATCTTTGTCTTAATCTTTCAGGTTTCCCGAGAACGTGGTGAGCAATTGGCTGTCGAATATGGCATTAAGTTTATGGAAACCTCCGCTAAGGCCAGCATTAATGTTGAAGAGGCTTTCCTTACCCTAGCTAGTgatataaaagcaaaaatggAAAAGCGAATg GAGGCAAACAATCCCCCCAAAGGTGGTCATCAATTGAAATCGAATGATCATAGAAAAGCAGAAAGTTGGTTGTCAAGGTGCAGTCTGCTTTGA
- the LOC111685650 gene encoding bifunctional 3'-phosphoadenosine 5'-phosphosulfate synthase isoform X1 yields MFTKRSHLLNTYLNNNNNNNNNTNGKCMQNHAQCMESCLQVATNVTEQKHHVTREARGKNLGLCRGFRGCTVWLTGLSGAGKTSIAFELEAYLVSRGIPAYGLDGDNIRTGLNKNLGFTPADREENIRRVGEVAKLFADSGVVSICSFVSPFADDREMARKIHKDSGLKFFEVFVDTPLSVCESRDVKGLYKKAREGTIKGFTGITQEYEKPEHADLVVNTDGFTIKESTYKVIQLLEEEGILPKSLRDVEKLPELFVAPSLKEAILNEVKSLPSIPITQVELQWVQVLSEGWAYPLKGFMREDEYLQTLHFNSILSEDGAFRENQSVPIVLSVSTENKEKLDGLSAICLTYNDKPIAILRKPEFFYHRKEERLARQFGTTHPNQPYIKMVLESGDYLVGGDLEVIERIQWNDGLDQYRLTPNELRQKFTEMKADAIFAFQLRNPIHNGHALLMQDTKRQLLERGFKKPVLLLHPLGGWTKDDDVPLPVRMAQHQAVLDSGVLSRDDTVLAIFPSPMMYAGPTEVQWHAKARMNAGANFYIVGRDPAGMPHPDKEMYPDGNLYEATHGARVLKMAQGLDSMEILPFRVAAYDKSVSRMAFFEPKRKEDFEFISGTKMRTLAKTGSNPPDGFMEPKAWKILSEYYQSLSKQQ; encoded by the exons TGCCTACAAGTAGCCACTAATGTTACAGAACAGAAACATCATGTAACCCGTGAGGCTAGAGGTAAAAATCTTGGTTTATGTCGTGGTTTCCGTGGCTGCACCGTTTGGCTGACTGGCCTCAGTGGTGCAGGCAAAACTTCCATTGCCTTTGAATTGGAAGCATATTTAGTGTCACGTGGCATACCCGCCTATGGTCTAGATGGTGACAACATCAGAACCGGTCTAAACAAAAACTTAGGCTTCACCCCGGCCGATCGTGAGGAAAACATCAGACGTGTTGGTGAAGTAGCCAAACTTTTTGCCGATAGTGGTGTAGTTTCCATTTGCAGTTTTGTCTCTCCCTTTGCCGATGATCGTGAGATGGCTAGGAAAATACACAAAGATTCTGGTTTGAAATTCTTCGAAGTTTTTGTTGATACTCCCCTGTCTGTGTGTGAGTCGCGTGATGTTAAGGGTTTGTACAAAAAAGCCAGAGAGGGTACAATTAAAGGTTTCACCGGTATTACCCAAGAATATGAGAAACCCGAACATGCCGATTTGGTGGTAAACACTGATGGTTTCACCATTAAAGAATCCACCTATAAAGTAATACAACTTTTAGAGGAAGAAGGTATATTGCCCAAATCGTTGCGTGATGTTGAAAAATTGCCCGAATTATTTGTGGCACCTTCCCTAAAAGAGGCCATCTTAAATGAGGTCAAATCATTGCCTTCCATACCTATTACTCAGGTAGAATTACAATGGGTTCAAGTATTATCCGAAGGTTGGGCTTATCCTCTTAAGGGTTTCATGCGTGAAGATGAATATCTACAGACTTTGCATTTCAATTCGATTTTAAGCGAAGATGGTGCCTTTAGAGAAAATCAATCGGTACCGATTGTTTTGTCAGTATCAACAGAAAACAAAGAGAAATTAGATGGTTTATCGGCCATTTGCTTGACATATAATGATAAACCTATTGCTATTTTAAGAAAACCTGAATTCTTCTATCACCGCAAAGAGGAACGTTTGGCACGTCAATTCGGTACCACACATCCAAATCAGCCTTACATTAAG ATGGTTTTGGAATCGGGTGATTATTTGGTGGGTGGTGATTTGGAAGTTATTGAACGTATACAATGGAATGATGGTTTGGATCAATATCGCTTGACACCCAATGAATTGAGACAAAAGTTTACCGAAATGAAAGCTGATGCTATCTTTGCTTTCCAA TTGCGTAACCCCATCCACAATGGTCATGCTCTTCTCATGCAAGACACTAAACGTCAATTGCTCGAACGTGGTTTCAAGAAACCTGTACTTCTTCTACATCCTCTCGGCGGTTGGACCAAGGACGATGATGTTCCATTACCCGTTCGTATGGCTCAACATCAAGCCGTCCTCGATTCGGGTGTTTTAAGTAGAGATGACACCGTTTTGGCCATCTTTCCCTCACCCATGATGTACGCTGGACCCACTGAGGTGCAATGGCATGCTAAGGCACGCATGAATGCTGGTGCCAACTTTTATATTGTCGGCAGAGATCCAGCTGGTATGCCTCATCCCGATAAGGAAATGTATCCCGATGGTAATTTGTATGAGGCCACTCATGGTGCTAGAGTACTTAAAATGGCTCAAGGCTTAGATAGCATGGAG ATTTTGCCCTTCCGTGTGGCTGCTTATGACAAGAGTGTTTCTCGCATGGCATTTTTCGAACCCAAACGTAAGGAAGATTTTGAATTTATCTCAGGTACTAAAATGCGCACATTAGCTAAGACTGGCTCAAATCCACCAGATGGTTTTATGGAACCTAAAGCCTGGAAAATTCTTTCAGAATACTATCAATCCCTATCAAAGCAACAATAG